Proteins from one Gimesia maris genomic window:
- a CDS encoding DUF1559 family PulG-like putative transporter — MKKMLLTKKRGFTLIELLVVIAIIAILIALLLPAVQQAREAARRSQCKNNLKQIGLALHNYHDNFKTFPPGDVRDTYSGLNSWSTSQITWIGRILPFLDQGPLYNQINFERAPGNGGSNADVRVVNLTVVRCPSDSSRRPNNSYAQTSYLACRGTETSSGNDRTNSMFSINSRVAIRDIEDGTSNTMMVSETFASAPFCDDQPASGVCPASCLTKAPYTGSNQQGYSWFYGTHYESHYYGTVYNPNNKDMPDCGAGSSTTSALLAARSKHTGGVHALIADGAVRFASDNIDNTIWRNLGNPQDGNVLGEW, encoded by the coding sequence ATGAAAAAAATGTTGCTCACCAAGAAGCGCGGTTTCACGCTCATCGAATTGCTGGTCGTGATTGCCATCATCGCGATTCTCATTGCATTATTATTGCCAGCCGTTCAACAAGCCCGTGAAGCGGCCCGTCGCTCGCAATGTAAAAACAATCTCAAGCAGATTGGACTCGCCTTGCACAACTATCACGACAACTTCAAGACGTTTCCTCCTGGTGATGTTCGAGACACCTATAGTGGTCTTAATTCATGGTCCACCAGCCAGATCACCTGGATTGGCCGGATTCTCCCGTTCCTCGATCAGGGACCGCTGTATAATCAGATTAACTTTGAGCGGGCTCCTGGCAATGGAGGCTCAAATGCCGACGTCAGAGTTGTGAATTTAACGGTAGTCCGCTGCCCCAGTGACTCTTCACGTCGTCCTAACAACAGTTACGCCCAGACCAGCTATCTGGCTTGCCGTGGTACGGAAACAAGCTCTGGAAATGACAGAACCAATTCGATGTTCAGTATTAATAGCCGCGTCGCAATCCGCGATATCGAAGATGGCACCTCTAACACGATGATGGTTTCGGAAACTTTTGCCAGTGCACCTTTCTGTGATGATCAACCTGCCAGTGGCGTTTGTCCTGCCAGTTGTCTGACAAAAGCACCTTACACGGGTAGTAATCAGCAAGGTTATTCCTGGTTCTATGGAACGCATTACGAGTCTCATTATTACGGGACTGTTTATAATCCGAATAACAAGGACATGCCGGACTGTGGTGCTGGTTCCAGTACAACGTCTGCCCTGCTGGCGGCGCGCAGCAAGCACACGGGTGGTGTCCACGCTCTCATTGCCGATGGTGCAGTAAGATTTGCCTCCGATAACATTGACAATACTATCTGGAGAAATCTGGGGAACCCTCAAGACGGAAACGTACTGGGTGAATGGTAA
- the deoC gene encoding deoxyribose-phosphate aldolase has protein sequence MEDQFKKISKMIDHSLLSPILTVPELEAGCQLALAYDVASVCIMPFYLKRCAEILEHSTVHPSTTIGFPHGGHTLIMKQREAEQAIEDGCEELDMVVNLSRVLSGDWKYVENEIGAITRVAHQAGQKIKVIFENCYLTNDQKIELCRICAGLGADWVKTSTGYGTGGATLDDLKLMREHSPDRVQIKAAGGIRTLDQLLEVRDLGVSRVGASATRVILDTCRTRLKLPAISI, from the coding sequence GAAGACCAGTTCAAAAAAATTTCAAAGATGATCGATCACTCGCTGTTGAGTCCCATATTGACGGTTCCGGAGCTGGAAGCAGGCTGTCAGCTGGCACTGGCTTATGATGTGGCGAGTGTGTGTATTATGCCTTTTTACCTTAAGCGGTGTGCCGAGATACTGGAGCACTCTACTGTCCATCCCAGCACGACCATTGGCTTTCCGCATGGCGGACATACGCTGATTATGAAACAGCGAGAAGCAGAACAGGCGATTGAGGATGGTTGTGAAGAACTGGACATGGTCGTCAATCTTTCGCGGGTACTCAGCGGTGACTGGAAATACGTCGAGAACGAAATTGGAGCGATTACCAGAGTTGCGCACCAGGCAGGCCAGAAAATCAAAGTGATTTTTGAGAACTGTTACCTGACCAATGATCAGAAGATCGAGCTGTGTCGTATCTGTGCGGGCCTGGGGGCGGACTGGGTGAAAACCTCGACCGGTTATGGTACCGGAGGCGCGACATTAGATGATTTGAAGTTGATGCGGGAACACAGTCCAGATCGGGTGCAGATCAAAGCGGCAGGCGGCATCCGAACGCTGGATCAGCTTCTTGAAGTTCGTGATCTGGGAGTGAGCCGCGTCGGGGCCAGCGCCACTCGCGTTATTCTGGATACCTGCCGGACCAGGTTGAAACTTCCCGCGATTTCAATATGA